In Lysobacter firmicutimachus, one genomic interval encodes:
- a CDS encoding ferredoxin--NADP reductase produces MSSAFGTETVLDVRHWTDDYFSFTTTRDDGFRFENGQFVMIGLQVEQADGSFKPLLRAYSIASANWEEQLEFFSIKVPNGPLTSRLKSIRPGDSVLIGRKPTGTLLIHDLHPGRNLYLLGTGTGFAPWLSVIKDPETYDRFENVVLCHGVRSEQDLAYRDYIVNELPRHEFLGEQIAAKLKYYPAVSREAFVFDGRDQRGRLTDMMDSGRMMQQLGLPALDAEHDRAMICGSPQMLADFREILDRRGFVAAPRIGTPGQYVFERAFVEK; encoded by the coding sequence ATGTCCTCCGCTTTTGGCACCGAGACGGTGCTGGACGTCCGTCACTGGACCGACGACTACTTCAGCTTCACCACCACCCGCGACGACGGCTTCCGTTTCGAGAACGGCCAGTTCGTCATGATCGGTCTGCAAGTCGAGCAGGCGGACGGCTCGTTCAAGCCGCTGCTGCGCGCGTACTCGATCGCCAGCGCGAACTGGGAAGAACAGCTCGAGTTCTTCAGCATCAAGGTGCCCAACGGCCCGCTGACCTCGCGCCTGAAGTCGATCCGGCCCGGCGACAGCGTGCTGATCGGACGCAAGCCGACCGGCACCTTGCTGATCCACGACCTGCACCCCGGCCGCAACCTGTACTTGCTCGGCACCGGCACCGGTTTCGCGCCGTGGCTGTCGGTGATCAAGGACCCGGAAACCTACGACCGCTTCGAGAACGTGGTGCTGTGCCACGGCGTGCGCAGCGAACAGGACTTGGCGTACCGCGACTACATCGTCAACGAGCTGCCGCGCCACGAGTTCCTCGGCGAGCAGATCGCCGCCAAGTTGAAGTACTACCCGGCAGTCAGCCGCGAGGCTTTCGTGTTCGACGGCCGCGACCAGCGCGGCCGCCTGACCGACATGATGGACAGCGGCCGGATGATGCAGCAGCTCGGCCTGCCGGCGCTGGACGCCGAGCACGATCGGGCGATGATCTGCGGCAGCCCGCAGATGCTGGCCGACTTCCGCGAAATCCTCGACCGCCGCGGCTTCGTCGCCGCACCGCGGATCGGCACGCCGGGCCAGTACGTGTTCGAACGCGCCTTCGTCGAGAAGTGA
- a CDS encoding glutathione peroxidase, which yields MTTAYDFSANDIDGQTQSLDRYRDKVLLIVNVASKCGFTPQYTGLEKLQREYHARGFEVLGFPCDQFGHQEPGDEAEIKNFCSLTYDVTFPMYAKIDVNGDAAHPLWKWLKDEKGGFLGIDAIKWNFTKFLVGRDGKVIKRYAPTDKPESIASDIEKALA from the coding sequence ATGACCACCGCCTACGACTTCTCCGCCAACGACATCGACGGCCAGACCCAGTCGCTGGACCGTTACCGCGACAAGGTCCTGCTGATCGTCAACGTCGCCTCCAAATGCGGCTTCACCCCGCAGTACACCGGCCTGGAAAAACTGCAGCGCGAGTACCATGCCCGCGGCTTCGAAGTGCTCGGCTTCCCCTGCGACCAGTTCGGCCACCAGGAGCCCGGCGACGAGGCCGAGATCAAGAACTTCTGCTCGCTGACCTACGACGTGACCTTCCCGATGTACGCCAAGATCGACGTCAACGGCGACGCCGCACACCCCTTGTGGAAATGGCTGAAGGACGAGAAGGGCGGCTTCCTCGGCATCGATGCGATCAAGTGGAACTTCACCAAGTTCCTGGTCGGCCGCGACGGCAAGGTGATCAAGCGCTACGCGCCGACCGACAAGCCCGAGTCGATCGCGTCGGATATCGAGAAGGCCCTGGCCTGA
- a CDS encoding TlpA disulfide reductase family protein, with the protein MIPASVTRPDAAGARRRRRGALAALLLGLYGAACAAELAGAPLTPPPVSAAPPPRTALRIGQAPPEWLGLDRNGRSLQVGQYRGRALLVVFWAGWCGQCRSELPLLAALHRGFGRERLAVVAINHAESRQDFDAFVRLNPGLDFEFVHDPGTVARHYGVRAVPQVFLIDAQGRLTHQQRGYSPEKIDALARELRGLLPSTGRRD; encoded by the coding sequence GTGATTCCCGCATCGGTCACGCGGCCCGACGCGGCCGGCGCGCGACGCCGGCGGCGTGGCGCGCTCGCCGCCCTGTTGCTCGGCCTGTACGGCGCCGCCTGTGCCGCCGAACTCGCCGGCGCGCCGCTGACCCCGCCGCCGGTTTCCGCTGCACCGCCCCCCCGTACCGCCTTGCGGATCGGTCAGGCCCCACCGGAATGGCTGGGCCTGGACCGCAACGGCCGCTCGCTGCAGGTCGGTCAGTATCGCGGCCGGGCCCTGCTGGTGGTGTTCTGGGCCGGCTGGTGCGGGCAATGCCGCAGCGAACTGCCGCTGTTGGCGGCGCTGCACCGCGGCTTCGGCCGCGAACGTTTGGCCGTGGTCGCGATCAACCACGCCGAATCGCGCCAGGACTTCGATGCCTTCGTCCGGCTCAACCCCGGCCTGGACTTCGAATTCGTCCACGACCCGGGCACGGTGGCGCGCCATTACGGCGTGCGCGCGGTGCCGCAGGTGTTCCTGATCGACGCGCAAGGGCGGTTGACTCATCAACAGCGAGGTTACTCGCCGGAGAAGATCGACGCGCTGGCCCGGGAACTGCGCGGCTTGCTGCCGTCTACCGGCCGGCGCGACTGA
- a CDS encoding TonB-dependent receptor, with amino-acid sequence MPQHLRALRRHAPRAGVLAAAIGLSLASAAAFAQDTAPAAPAEGEAKTLDALMVTAQRKVERAKDVPVALTTVDREKLHVLGSGGGDIRFLSGRLPSLNIESSFGRAFPRFYIRGLGNTDFDLNASQPVSLVYDDIVLENPLLKGFPVFDLENVELLRGPQGTLFGRNTPAGVVKFESAKPTRELEGYGQISYGTYGTTNFEGAISGPLGANWSGRASGMYQRRGDWVDNTNPNARSNRELEGYDESALRLQLQYDGSDTFDALFNVHARHLKGTARLFRAMLFKPGSNDLVDGFDVDQVGIDGRNFQKLDTFGASARLSWDLSNDLTLYSITGYESADSLSRGDIDGGIGAEFLPGGSTPRGIPFTAESADGLPDHRQWTQEFRLESNYAGPFNWQAGLFYFDEDITVDSLNYDTLGGGAQAGHAQQKQRNKAWAAFGSVEYAVTDRFKLRGGLRYTQDEKDFSASVLQSAPFGAPVSGPFKVNTDVDDVSWDVSGVFQATDDINLYARVAKGFRAPSIQGRLLFQVPPSPSVADAEKVISYEAGLKADLWDKRARLGVALFRYTVDNQQLNAVGGALNQTILVNADKTVGQGFEVDLDAYLTDNLMVTFGASYNDTEIQDGNLFVAPCGGGCTVTDPLVVRNGQTLAAIDGNPLPQAPKWVYNLTARYTLPLANGNEFYVYTDWAYRSEVNFFLYESKEFRGKSLTEGGLRVGYMWDGGRYDLALYGRNILDEVRAVGGIDFNNLVGFVNDPRIVGVEFKASF; translated from the coding sequence ATGCCCCAGCACCTTCGTGCGCTTCGTCGTCATGCCCCGCGCGCCGGCGTCCTCGCCGCCGCCATCGGCCTGAGCCTGGCTTCCGCCGCCGCCTTCGCCCAGGACACCGCGCCCGCCGCGCCGGCCGAAGGCGAAGCCAAGACCCTCGATGCGCTGATGGTGACCGCGCAGCGCAAGGTCGAACGCGCCAAGGACGTGCCGGTCGCGCTGACCACGGTCGACCGCGAGAAGCTGCACGTGCTCGGCTCCGGCGGCGGCGACATCCGCTTCCTGTCGGGCCGCTTGCCCAGCCTCAACATCGAATCCTCGTTCGGCCGCGCCTTCCCGCGCTTCTACATCCGCGGCCTGGGCAACACCGACTTCGATCTCAACGCCTCCCAGCCGGTGTCGCTGGTGTACGACGACATCGTCCTGGAGAACCCGCTGCTGAAGGGCTTCCCGGTGTTCGACCTGGAGAACGTCGAACTGCTGCGCGGCCCGCAGGGCACCCTGTTCGGCCGCAATACCCCGGCCGGCGTGGTGAAGTTCGAATCGGCCAAGCCGACCCGCGAGCTGGAAGGCTACGGCCAGATCTCCTACGGCACCTACGGCACCACCAACTTCGAAGGCGCGATCAGCGGCCCGCTCGGCGCCAACTGGTCCGGCCGCGCCTCGGGCATGTACCAGCGCCGCGGCGACTGGGTCGACAACACCAACCCGAACGCGCGCAGCAACCGCGAGCTGGAAGGCTACGACGAGTCGGCGCTGCGCCTGCAGCTGCAGTACGACGGCAGCGACACCTTCGATGCGCTGTTCAACGTCCACGCGCGCCACCTCAAGGGCACCGCGCGCCTGTTCCGGGCGATGCTGTTCAAGCCGGGCAGCAACGACCTGGTCGACGGCTTCGACGTCGACCAGGTCGGCATCGACGGCCGCAACTTCCAGAAGCTGGACACCTTCGGCGCCAGCGCGCGCCTGAGCTGGGACCTGTCCAACGACCTGACCCTGTACTCGATCACCGGCTACGAGTCGGCCGACTCGCTCAGCCGCGGCGACATCGACGGCGGCATCGGCGCCGAGTTCCTGCCCGGCGGCAGCACCCCGCGCGGCATTCCGTTCACCGCCGAATCGGCCGACGGCCTGCCGGACCACCGCCAGTGGACCCAGGAATTCCGCCTGGAGTCGAACTACGCCGGCCCGTTCAACTGGCAGGCGGGCCTGTTCTACTTCGACGAAGACATCACCGTCGACAGCCTGAACTACGACACCCTCGGCGGCGGCGCGCAGGCCGGCCATGCGCAGCAGAAGCAGCGCAACAAGGCCTGGGCCGCGTTCGGCTCGGTCGAGTACGCGGTGACCGATCGCTTCAAGCTGCGCGGCGGCCTGCGCTACACCCAGGACGAGAAGGATTTCAGCGCCAGCGTGCTGCAGAGCGCGCCGTTCGGCGCGCCGGTGTCGGGCCCGTTCAAGGTCAACACTGACGTCGACGACGTCAGCTGGGACGTCAGCGGCGTGTTCCAGGCCACCGACGACATCAACCTGTACGCGCGCGTCGCCAAGGGCTTCCGCGCGCCGAGCATCCAGGGCCGCCTGCTGTTCCAGGTGCCGCCGAGCCCGTCGGTGGCCGACGCGGAGAAGGTGATCTCCTACGAAGCCGGCCTCAAGGCCGACCTGTGGGACAAGCGCGCCCGCCTGGGCGTGGCGCTGTTCCGCTACACCGTCGACAACCAGCAGCTCAATGCCGTCGGCGGCGCGCTCAACCAGACCATCCTGGTCAATGCCGACAAGACCGTCGGCCAGGGCTTCGAAGTCGACCTCGACGCCTACCTGACCGACAACCTCATGGTCACCTTCGGCGCCAGCTACAACGACACCGAAATCCAGGACGGCAACCTGTTCGTCGCCCCCTGCGGCGGCGGCTGCACCGTGACCGATCCGCTGGTGGTGCGCAACGGCCAGACCCTGGCGGCGATCGACGGCAATCCGCTGCCGCAGGCGCCGAAGTGGGTCTACAACCTGACCGCGCGCTACACCCTGCCGCTGGCCAACGGCAACGAGTTCTACGTCTACACCGACTGGGCCTATCGCAGCGAAGTGAACTTCTTCCTGTACGAGTCCAAGGAGTTCCGCGGCAAGTCGTTGACCGAAGGCGGCCTGCGCGTGGGCTACATGTGGGACGGCGGCCGTTACGACCTGGCCCTGTACGGCCGCAACATCCTCGACGAAGTGCGCGCCGTCGGCGGCATCGACTTCAACAACCTGGTCGGTTTCGTCAACGACCCGCGCATCGTCGGCGTGGAGTTCAAGGCTTCGTTCTGA